From one Thalassobaculum sp. OXR-137 genomic stretch:
- a CDS encoding YeeE/YedE family protein, with amino-acid sequence MMFDLSDALNGLLGGLSIGVAAALFLLGNGRIAGISGIAVSIANAPATRRRLESAAFIAGLIAAPLAYAALAGPVEIGVPGSIPLLLVAGLLVGIGTRTGNGCTSGHGVCGLSRLSKRSMAATATFMVVAALVAGLAPLVMGG; translated from the coding sequence ATGATGTTCGACCTGTCGGATGCCCTGAACGGCCTGCTGGGCGGGCTGTCGATCGGGGTGGCCGCCGCCCTCTTCCTGCTCGGCAACGGCAGGATCGCCGGAATCAGCGGCATCGCCGTCTCCATCGCCAATGCCCCTGCCACCCGGCGGAGACTGGAATCCGCTGCCTTCATCGCCGGGCTCATAGCCGCGCCGCTGGCATATGCTGCGCTCGCCGGGCCGGTGGAGATCGGCGTGCCGGGATCAATCCCGCTGCTGCTCGTCGCCGGCCTGCTCGTCGGGATCGGCACCCGGACCGGCAACGGCTGCACCAGCGGCCACGGGGTCTGCGGGTTGTCGCGGCTGTCCAAGCGCTCGATGGCCGCCACCGCGACCTTCATGGTGGTGGCCGCCCTGGTCGCCGGGCTGGCGCCGCTGGTCATGGGAGGCTAG
- a CDS encoding GNAT family protein has product MVLTLFPPSRSDPTLLLPRIYMRQPQRGDWQEWAELRALSRDFLVPWEPTWPEDALTRAAFRRRLARYVEDWSRDQSYSFFLFRRDDDALLGGITIANVRRGVAQSCTFGYWVGKPFARHGFMTEAVHGACCFAFDRLSLHRVEAATLPHNVASQGVLKKCGFEEEGLARRYLKINGTWQDHVLFALLREEFDPSLPSA; this is encoded by the coding sequence TTGGTCCTGACACTGTTTCCGCCGTCCCGGTCCGACCCGACCCTGCTGCTGCCGCGCATCTATATGCGCCAGCCGCAGCGCGGCGACTGGCAGGAATGGGCCGAGCTGCGCGCCCTGTCCCGCGACTTCCTGGTCCCGTGGGAGCCGACCTGGCCGGAGGACGCCCTGACCCGGGCCGCCTTCCGCCGCCGCCTCGCGCGCTATGTCGAGGACTGGAGCCGCGACCAGAGCTACTCCTTCTTCCTGTTCCGCCGCGACGACGACGCGCTGCTGGGCGGCATCACCATCGCCAATGTGCGCCGCGGCGTGGCCCAGAGCTGCACCTTCGGCTACTGGGTCGGCAAGCCCTTCGCCCGCCACGGCTTCATGACCGAGGCGGTGCACGGCGCCTGCTGCTTCGCCTTCGACCGCCTGTCCCTCCACCGGGTCGAGGCCGCCACCCTGCCGCACAACGTAGCGAGCCAGGGGGTGCTGAAGAAGTGCGGCTTCGAGGAGGAGGGCCTGGCCCGGCGCTACCTGAAGATCAACGGCACCTGGCAGGACCATGTCCTGTTCGCGCTGCTGCGCGAGGAATTCGACCCGAGCCTGCCCTCCGCCTGA
- a CDS encoding DUF6691 family protein: protein MRILVSLVSGLLFGLGLTLSDMIDPARVLGFLRVAGGAWDPTLAFVMGGALIPMAIAWAVSRRLTAPACGESFPGPASPTIDARLLAGSALFGVGWGLVGFCPGPAFAALGLGGVPVLIFVAAMLAGFWIAGRIAPRPG, encoded by the coding sequence ATGCGAATCCTCGTCTCCCTCGTCAGCGGACTGCTGTTCGGCCTCGGCCTGACCCTCTCCGACATGATCGACCCGGCCCGGGTTCTCGGCTTTCTGCGGGTGGCCGGCGGCGCCTGGGATCCGACCCTGGCCTTCGTCATGGGCGGCGCCCTGATCCCGATGGCGATCGCCTGGGCGGTGAGCCGCCGGCTGACGGCCCCGGCCTGCGGCGAGAGCTTCCCCGGCCCGGCCTCCCCGACCATCGATGCCCGCCTGCTGGCCGGCAGCGCGCTGTTCGGCGTCGGATGGGGGCTGGTCGGCTTCTGCCCGGGTCCGGCCTTCGCGGCACTCGGCCTGGGCGGGGTGCCGGTGCTGATCTTCGTGGCCGCGATGCTCGCCGGGTTCTGGATCGCCGGCCGGATCGCGCCGCGGCCGGGCTGA